A single region of the Vicia villosa cultivar HV-30 ecotype Madison, WI linkage group LG4, Vvil1.0, whole genome shotgun sequence genome encodes:
- the LOC131599733 gene encoding uncharacterized protein LOC131599733 — MSSRVIKKLIAMLEAEEAEAAKSNNHGTANAFNNHGGGDQNFSGAKINAGSNSGDRENHNTTNNHGDRTVYNSGTFHGNGNGGYTEGNFNASTTNINK, encoded by the coding sequence ATGTCATCTCGTGTGATCAAGAAACTCATCGCCATGCTTGAGGCTGAAGAAGCCGAAGCGGCGAAATCCAACAACCATGGTACTGCAAACGCATTTAACAACCATGGCGGCGGGGACCAAAATTTCTCCGGTGCCAAAATCAACGCCGGTTCAAATTCCGGGGACCGAGAGAATCACAACACCACCAACAATCATGGTGACCGCACCGTATATAACAGTGGTACTTTCCATGGTAATGGCAATGGAGGGTATACTGAGGGTAACTTCAATGCATCCACaacaaacattaacaaatag